The genomic interval TGGTCCTGGTCCTGGGCCTGTTCTGGGGTCTGCGGCCGCCAAGCCCTGGGCTGAAGAGGGTGGAGGGGGGTGTGGTCTATGGGCGGGACGGCCTTAGGCTGTTCGCCCAAGTATGCCTCCCGCAAGGGGCCACGGACCGGGCGGTGATCCTGGTGCCCGGGGGGTTTGGTCCCCCTACCGTGGAGATGGAAAGGAGGTGCCGCCTCTATGCGGAGAAGGGGGTGGTGGCCTTGGTGCCCCACCTCAGAGGCCGGGGGAAAAGTGAGGGTAAGGTGACCGGTTGCCTAAAGGAAGCCGAGGACTTGGCCCTTCTGGCCCGCCTCCTGCCCAGGCTGGGGGTAAGGCGTTATGCCTTCGCCGGTTACTCCTTGGGGGCCTGCGTGGCCCTAAAGGCGGCGGCCCTGGAGGGAAGGGCCAGGGGTGTGGCCTTCGTCATCGGTCCCGTGGACTTTGCCGAGCAGGTGGGGATCCTTAGGAAAACCCGTCCCGATGCTTTAGCGCTGGCAAGAGGTCTTCGGTGGGCTTCCGGAGGACTGTCCGGACTGCTACGTAAGGCAGACCCCCCTGCCCCACGCGGCCCGCCTTGGGGCCCCCCTTCTCATCCTGCAGGCGGGCAACGACCCCCTTATTCCCCCCACGCAGGCCTGCCGCCTAAGGGATGTGCGGGAGGAAGCCGGCCGCAAGGTGCACCAGGTGGCCCTCACCCGGGAAGGCCGTCCCTGGACCCTACCCCTCACCAAGGGCCGGGCCTGCCTCAGGCCCACGGGGTTTGGCCCCTTGGAGGAGGACCATCTGGTCCTCTTCCCCAACCTCCACCATGCGGTGGTTCCCGCCATGGAGGCCCTGGTGGAGCGGTTTGTCCTGGCCTGGCTCCGCTAAGGGTCCAAAAGGGGTATGGCCTGGGCCAGCATCCGTTCAATAAGAGCTTTTAGGGCTTCCGCTTCCTCCTCCGTGTAGGCGTGAACTTCCACAGGAAGGCCCTTGAAGGCCCTTCGCACCAGGCGGTGGAGGTCATGGCGGGTAGGGCCCCGGTAGATGAGGAGAAGGTCCACGTCGCTTCCCGGTAACGCTCGGCCCGTGGCCCAGGAACCGAAGAGGTAGGCCTTTCGCAGGGGAACTTCCGTTCTTAAGGATTCAAGCCCCTCCTTGAGGCGCTCCAGAATCTCCTCCTGGGTCCAAGGGGGGAAGAAGACCTTTACAGAACGCATAGATTTCCTCCGCATGGCTTAGAAGCCTTTCGGCCTCAGGGCGCCGGTAACGCTCAAAGGGGGCTCCTTCGGGGAGGGCATCGGGATGGCGGGTCGGAATATAGGCCTTGTCCAGCTCGCTAGCTCCGTCCAGGAGGGACTCGCTTACGGGGTGCTGCTTAGCTAGCTCCTCCAAAAGGCCCAGCACCGAGGGCCCCCAGGCTACGGCTCCTAGGTGCTGAAAGACGGCCTTAAGGGCTTTTTCTGCTGCTTGCTGGGCAGAAGAAGGCGGCCCACTCGTAAAACCCCTTTTCCAAGGCGAAGCGGGCGTGTTCCAGGTCTCTATAAAGTCCCGGCTTCGCTCCACAAAGGCAGTATAGTCTATCCCGATTGACAAGCCGAGGAGCTTGCCGCATAGTAAACCTTGCGGCCATACCTTGGAGGGTTGGCCGAGCGGTTGAAGGCGGCGGTCTTGAAAACCGCTGTGGGCCTCGAGCCCACCGGGGGTTCGAATCCCTCACCCTCCGCCAAAAGGCTTGGAGAGGTGGCCGAGTGGTCGAAGGCGGCACCCTGCTAAGGTGTTGTACC from Thermus caldifontis carries:
- a CDS encoding nucleotidyltransferase domain-containing protein; translation: MRSVKVFFPPWTQEEILERLKEGLESLRTEVPLRKAYLFGSWATGRALPGSDVDLLLIYRGPTRHDLHRLVRRAFKGLPVEVHAYTEEEAEALKALIERMLAQAIPLLDP
- a CDS encoding HEPN domain-containing protein yields the protein MERSRDFIETWNTPASPWKRGFTSGPPSSAQQAAEKALKAVFQHLGAVAWGPSVLGLLEELAKQHPVSESLLDGASELDKAYIPTRHPDALPEGAPFERYRRPEAERLLSHAEEIYAFCKGLLPPLDPGGDSGAPQGGA